One window of Marinomonas primoryensis genomic DNA carries:
- the cgtA gene encoding Obg family GTPase CgtA has protein sequence MKFVDEAGIYVRAGKGGNGCLSFWREKYVAKGGPDGGDGGNGGSVVLVADEALNTLIDFRFTKKYIAESGETGQGQDMTGSKGPDLEIKVPVGTTVIDDDTGETLGDLVRDGQTLKVAQGGHHGLGNTRFKSSTNRAPRQTTKGTVGEERTLKLEMKVLADVGLLGLPNAGKSTFIRAVSSAKPKVADYPFTTLVPNLGVVKVKKHQSFVIADIPGIIEGASEGAGLGIRFLKHLVRNRILLHIVDLAPWDEITPAEAAVIAVNELHQFSPALAERDRWLVLNKTDMVPEDELEERCKSVTDALGWEGKAYRISAISGDGTEVLCLDLMTALDEQRELLAESAEAREKEKAMRTLIDEEGRNRIMSLREKRRKAGKPLDDDDFDEDDYDVEVEYVS, from the coding sequence GTGAAATTTGTTGATGAAGCCGGTATCTATGTAAGAGCGGGTAAGGGTGGTAATGGTTGTTTGAGCTTTTGGCGCGAAAAGTACGTCGCTAAAGGCGGTCCTGATGGTGGTGATGGCGGTAATGGCGGCAGTGTTGTGCTGGTGGCCGATGAAGCCTTAAACACTCTGATCGATTTTCGTTTTACGAAAAAATACATTGCTGAGAGTGGAGAGACGGGTCAAGGCCAAGACATGACGGGTTCGAAAGGGCCGGATCTTGAGATTAAAGTGCCTGTTGGAACGACCGTAATCGATGACGATACGGGCGAGACGCTTGGGGATCTTGTTCGTGACGGTCAAACGTTAAAAGTGGCTCAAGGTGGTCATCATGGTTTGGGGAATACTCGATTTAAATCAAGTACTAACCGTGCGCCAAGACAGACGACGAAAGGTACGGTAGGTGAAGAGCGTACATTGAAGCTAGAGATGAAAGTCTTGGCGGATGTGGGTTTGTTAGGTCTTCCTAATGCAGGTAAATCAACCTTTATTCGTGCGGTTTCTTCTGCCAAGCCAAAAGTAGCTGATTATCCTTTTACAACCTTGGTGCCGAATCTTGGTGTGGTAAAAGTGAAGAAGCACCAGAGCTTTGTAATTGCCGATATTCCTGGAATTATTGAAGGGGCGTCTGAAGGTGCGGGTCTTGGTATTCGATTCTTGAAGCACTTGGTACGTAACCGTATCTTGCTACACATTGTCGACTTGGCGCCTTGGGACGAAATTACACCTGCAGAAGCGGCTGTGATTGCCGTCAATGAATTGCATCAGTTTAGCCCTGCTTTGGCAGAGCGGGATCGTTGGTTGGTATTGAATAAAACCGATATGGTGCCAGAAGACGAATTGGAGGAGCGCTGTAAAAGTGTGACGGATGCGCTGGGCTGGGAAGGTAAGGCTTACCGAATTTCTGCAATTTCTGGTGATGGTACAGAAGTTCTTTGTCTGGATCTGATGACGGCGTTGGATGAACAGCGAGAGTTGTTGGCTGAGAGTGCTGAAGCGCGTGAAAAAGAAAAAGCAATGCGTACGTTGATCGATGAAGAGGGTCGGAATCGTATTATGTCATTACGTGAGAAGCGTCGTAAGGCAGGTAAGCCGCTGGACGATGATGACTTTGATGAAGATGATTACGATGTCGAAGTGGAATACGTTAGCTAA
- the rpmA gene encoding 50S ribosomal protein L27: MAHKKAGGSTRNGRDSESKRLGVKRFGGQVVIPGNILVRQRGTQFHPGVGVQIGKDHTLFAVVEGQVKFEVKGKLKRRTVSVVAA, from the coding sequence ATGGCTCATAAAAAGGCGGGTGGTAGTACTCGTAACGGTCGCGATTCCGAGTCGAAACGATTAGGTGTCAAACGTTTTGGTGGTCAAGTTGTGATCCCGGGTAACATTCTTGTTCGTCAGCGTGGTACTCAGTTCCACCCTGGTGTTGGTGTTCAAATTGGTAAAGATCACACTTTGTTCGCTGTTGTTGAAGGCCAAGTGAAGTTTGAAGTGAAAGGTAAGTTGAAGCGTCGTACAGTTTCTGTCGTAGCTGCTTAA